In Alosa alosa isolate M-15738 ecotype Scorff River chromosome 23, AALO_Geno_1.1, whole genome shotgun sequence, a single window of DNA contains:
- the dyrk2 gene encoding dual specificity tyrosine-phosphorylation-regulated kinase 2 isoform X3, with product MQVGGNKHTMNDHLHIGNHQQIHVQQLFEENSNKRTVLTTQPNGLTPSNRTGLPVPDRPQESSRQGSSTSIKSTESKPKATPMAPDQAMKQYMAKLSAFEHQEVFNYPEVYFVGPNAKKRPGVVGGSNNGGYDDDQGSYIHVPHDHIAYRYEVLKVIGKGSFGQVVKAYDHKTHTHVALKMVRNEKRFHRQAAEEIRILEHLRKQDKDSTMNVIHMLEHFTFRNHICMTFELLSMNLYELIKKNKFQGFSLPLVRKFAHSILQCLDSLHKNRIIHCDLKPENILLKQQGRSGIKVIDFGSSCYEHQRVYTYIQSRFYRAPEVILGARYGMPIDMWSLGCILAELLTGYPLLPGEDEGDQLACVIELLGMPSQKLLDSSKRAKNFVSSKGYPRYCTVTTLPDNTVVLNGGRSRRGKLRGPPASKDWVTALKGCDDPLFLDFLKQCLEWDPALRMTPSQALRHPWLRRRLPKPPTGDKTTVKRITEGTGAITTISKLPPTSGSASKLRTNLTQMTDANGNIQQRTVLPKLVS from the exons ATG cAGGTAGGAGGCAATAAGCACACCATGAATGATCACCTGCACATCGGGAACCACCAGCAGATCCACGTTCAGCAGCTGTTCGAGGAGAACAGCAACAAACGGACAGTGCTGACCACTCAACCCAATGGGTTGACGCCGTCAAACCGGACCGGGCTCCCGGTGCCAGATCGGCCTCAGGAGAGCAGCCGGCAAGGCAGCTCCACGTCCATCAAGTCCACCGAGAGCAAGCCCAAGGCCACGCCGATGGCCCCTGACCAGGCCATGAAGCAGTACATGGCCAAGCTGTCCGCGTTCGAGCACCAGGAGGTCTTCAACTACCCGGAGGTCTACTTCGTGGGCCCCAACGCCAAGAAGCGGCCGGGCGTGGTCGGCGGCTCCAACAACGGCGGCTACGACGACGACCAGGGCTCCTATATCCACGTGCCGCACGACCACATCGCCTACCGCTACGAGGTGCTCAAGGTCATCGGCAAGGGCAGCTTCGGCCAGGTGGTGAAGGCCTACGACCACAAGACGCACACGCACGTGGCGCTGAAAATGGTGCGCAACGAGAAGCGTTTCCACCGGCAGGCGGCCGAGGAGATTCGCATCCTGGAGCACCTTCGCAAGCAGGACAAGGACTCCACCATGAACGTCATCCACATGCTGGAGCACTTCACCTTCCGCAACCACATCTGCATGACCTTTGAACTCCTCAGCATGAACCTGTATGAGCTCATCAAGAAGAACAAGTTCCAGGGCTTCAGCCTGCCGCTGGTGCGCAAGTTCGCCCACTCCATCCTGCAGTGCCTGGACTCGCTGCACAAGAACCGGATCATCCACTGCGACCTGAAGCCCGAGAACATTCTGCTCAAGCAGCAGGGCCGCAGCGGGATCAAGGTCATCGACTTCGGCTCCAGCTGTTACGAGCACCAGAGGGTCTACACATACATCCAGTCGCGCTTCTATCGGGCCCCGGAGGTCATCCTGGGCGCCCGGTACGGCATGCCCATCGACATGTGGAGCCTGGGCTGCATCCTGGCCGAGCTGCTGACCGGCTACCCACTCCTCCCGGGGGAGGACGAAGGGGACCAACTGGCGTGCGTCATCGAGCTTCTGGGCATGCCCTCGCAGAAGCTCCTGGACTCGTCCAAGCGGGCCAAGAACTTTGTCAGCTCCAAGGGCTACCCGCGCTACTGCACGGTCACCACACTGCCCGACAACACGGTGGTGCTGAACGGCGGACGCTCACGCCGGGGCAAGCTGCGCGGTCCGCCGGCCAGCAAGGACTGGGTGACGGCGCTCAAGGGCTGCGACGACCCCCTCTTCTTGGACTTCCTCAAGCAGTGCCTGGAGTGGGACCCCGCCCTGCGCATGACCCCCAGCCAGGCGCTGCGCCACCCCTGGCTCAGGAGACGCTTGCCCAAACCCCCCACGGGGGACAAGACGACGGTCAAGCGCATCACCGAGGGCACCGGTGCTATCACGACCATCTCCAAATTACCTCCCACATCTGGCTCCGCCTCCAAGCTAAGGACTAACCTGACGCAAATGACCGATGCGAATGGGAATATTCAACAAAGGACAGTTTTGCCAAAATTAGTCAGCTGA
- the dyrk2 gene encoding dual specificity tyrosine-phosphorylation-regulated kinase 2 isoform X2 yields the protein MLTKKPCAAVYSSGKGGEICQLESSPGIGVGGLRPAVGTDPTSPVALPPLRNTNSLTVGGNKHTMNDHLHIGNHQQIHVQQLFEENSNKRTVLTTQPNGLTPSNRTGLPVPDRPQESSRQGSSTSIKSTESKPKATPMAPDQAMKQYMAKLSAFEHQEVFNYPEVYFVGPNAKKRPGVVGGSNNGGYDDDQGSYIHVPHDHIAYRYEVLKVIGKGSFGQVVKAYDHKTHTHVALKMVRNEKRFHRQAAEEIRILEHLRKQDKDSTMNVIHMLEHFTFRNHICMTFELLSMNLYELIKKNKFQGFSLPLVRKFAHSILQCLDSLHKNRIIHCDLKPENILLKQQGRSGIKVIDFGSSCYEHQRVYTYIQSRFYRAPEVILGARYGMPIDMWSLGCILAELLTGYPLLPGEDEGDQLACVIELLGMPSQKLLDSSKRAKNFVSSKGYPRYCTVTTLPDNTVVLNGGRSRRGKLRGPPASKDWVTALKGCDDPLFLDFLKQCLEWDPALRMTPSQALRHPWLRRRLPKPPTGDKTTVKRITEGTGAITTISKLPPTSGSASKLRTNLTQMTDANGNIQQRTVLPKLVS from the exons ATGTTAACCAAGAAGCCGTGCGCTGCCGTCTACTCATCTG GCAAAGGGGGTGAGATCTGCCAGCTAGAGTCTTCCCCCGGAATCGGCGTCGGGGGTCTCCGGCCCGCTGTAGGGACGGACCCGACATCTCCAGTCGCATTACCACCCCTCAGGAATACCAACTCGCTAACA GTAGGAGGCAATAAGCACACCATGAATGATCACCTGCACATCGGGAACCACCAGCAGATCCACGTTCAGCAGCTGTTCGAGGAGAACAGCAACAAACGGACAGTGCTGACCACTCAACCCAATGGGTTGACGCCGTCAAACCGGACCGGGCTCCCGGTGCCAGATCGGCCTCAGGAGAGCAGCCGGCAAGGCAGCTCCACGTCCATCAAGTCCACCGAGAGCAAGCCCAAGGCCACGCCGATGGCCCCTGACCAGGCCATGAAGCAGTACATGGCCAAGCTGTCCGCGTTCGAGCACCAGGAGGTCTTCAACTACCCGGAGGTCTACTTCGTGGGCCCCAACGCCAAGAAGCGGCCGGGCGTGGTCGGCGGCTCCAACAACGGCGGCTACGACGACGACCAGGGCTCCTATATCCACGTGCCGCACGACCACATCGCCTACCGCTACGAGGTGCTCAAGGTCATCGGCAAGGGCAGCTTCGGCCAGGTGGTGAAGGCCTACGACCACAAGACGCACACGCACGTGGCGCTGAAAATGGTGCGCAACGAGAAGCGTTTCCACCGGCAGGCGGCCGAGGAGATTCGCATCCTGGAGCACCTTCGCAAGCAGGACAAGGACTCCACCATGAACGTCATCCACATGCTGGAGCACTTCACCTTCCGCAACCACATCTGCATGACCTTTGAACTCCTCAGCATGAACCTGTATGAGCTCATCAAGAAGAACAAGTTCCAGGGCTTCAGCCTGCCGCTGGTGCGCAAGTTCGCCCACTCCATCCTGCAGTGCCTGGACTCGCTGCACAAGAACCGGATCATCCACTGCGACCTGAAGCCCGAGAACATTCTGCTCAAGCAGCAGGGCCGCAGCGGGATCAAGGTCATCGACTTCGGCTCCAGCTGTTACGAGCACCAGAGGGTCTACACATACATCCAGTCGCGCTTCTATCGGGCCCCGGAGGTCATCCTGGGCGCCCGGTACGGCATGCCCATCGACATGTGGAGCCTGGGCTGCATCCTGGCCGAGCTGCTGACCGGCTACCCACTCCTCCCGGGGGAGGACGAAGGGGACCAACTGGCGTGCGTCATCGAGCTTCTGGGCATGCCCTCGCAGAAGCTCCTGGACTCGTCCAAGCGGGCCAAGAACTTTGTCAGCTCCAAGGGCTACCCGCGCTACTGCACGGTCACCACACTGCCCGACAACACGGTGGTGCTGAACGGCGGACGCTCACGCCGGGGCAAGCTGCGCGGTCCGCCGGCCAGCAAGGACTGGGTGACGGCGCTCAAGGGCTGCGACGACCCCCTCTTCTTGGACTTCCTCAAGCAGTGCCTGGAGTGGGACCCCGCCCTGCGCATGACCCCCAGCCAGGCGCTGCGCCACCCCTGGCTCAGGAGACGCTTGCCCAAACCCCCCACGGGGGACAAGACGACGGTCAAGCGCATCACCGAGGGCACCGGTGCTATCACGACCATCTCCAAATTACCTCCCACATCTGGCTCCGCCTCCAAGCTAAGGACTAACCTGACGCAAATGACCGATGCGAATGGGAATATTCAACAAAGGACAGTTTTGCCAAAATTAGTCAGCTGA
- the dyrk2 gene encoding dual specificity tyrosine-phosphorylation-regulated kinase 2 isoform X1 — protein MLTKKPCAAVYSSGKGGEICQLESSPGIGVGGLRPAVGTDPTSPVALPPLRNTNSLTQVGGNKHTMNDHLHIGNHQQIHVQQLFEENSNKRTVLTTQPNGLTPSNRTGLPVPDRPQESSRQGSSTSIKSTESKPKATPMAPDQAMKQYMAKLSAFEHQEVFNYPEVYFVGPNAKKRPGVVGGSNNGGYDDDQGSYIHVPHDHIAYRYEVLKVIGKGSFGQVVKAYDHKTHTHVALKMVRNEKRFHRQAAEEIRILEHLRKQDKDSTMNVIHMLEHFTFRNHICMTFELLSMNLYELIKKNKFQGFSLPLVRKFAHSILQCLDSLHKNRIIHCDLKPENILLKQQGRSGIKVIDFGSSCYEHQRVYTYIQSRFYRAPEVILGARYGMPIDMWSLGCILAELLTGYPLLPGEDEGDQLACVIELLGMPSQKLLDSSKRAKNFVSSKGYPRYCTVTTLPDNTVVLNGGRSRRGKLRGPPASKDWVTALKGCDDPLFLDFLKQCLEWDPALRMTPSQALRHPWLRRRLPKPPTGDKTTVKRITEGTGAITTISKLPPTSGSASKLRTNLTQMTDANGNIQQRTVLPKLVS, from the exons ATGTTAACCAAGAAGCCGTGCGCTGCCGTCTACTCATCTG GCAAAGGGGGTGAGATCTGCCAGCTAGAGTCTTCCCCCGGAATCGGCGTCGGGGGTCTCCGGCCCGCTGTAGGGACGGACCCGACATCTCCAGTCGCATTACCACCCCTCAGGAATACCAACTCGCTAACA cAGGTAGGAGGCAATAAGCACACCATGAATGATCACCTGCACATCGGGAACCACCAGCAGATCCACGTTCAGCAGCTGTTCGAGGAGAACAGCAACAAACGGACAGTGCTGACCACTCAACCCAATGGGTTGACGCCGTCAAACCGGACCGGGCTCCCGGTGCCAGATCGGCCTCAGGAGAGCAGCCGGCAAGGCAGCTCCACGTCCATCAAGTCCACCGAGAGCAAGCCCAAGGCCACGCCGATGGCCCCTGACCAGGCCATGAAGCAGTACATGGCCAAGCTGTCCGCGTTCGAGCACCAGGAGGTCTTCAACTACCCGGAGGTCTACTTCGTGGGCCCCAACGCCAAGAAGCGGCCGGGCGTGGTCGGCGGCTCCAACAACGGCGGCTACGACGACGACCAGGGCTCCTATATCCACGTGCCGCACGACCACATCGCCTACCGCTACGAGGTGCTCAAGGTCATCGGCAAGGGCAGCTTCGGCCAGGTGGTGAAGGCCTACGACCACAAGACGCACACGCACGTGGCGCTGAAAATGGTGCGCAACGAGAAGCGTTTCCACCGGCAGGCGGCCGAGGAGATTCGCATCCTGGAGCACCTTCGCAAGCAGGACAAGGACTCCACCATGAACGTCATCCACATGCTGGAGCACTTCACCTTCCGCAACCACATCTGCATGACCTTTGAACTCCTCAGCATGAACCTGTATGAGCTCATCAAGAAGAACAAGTTCCAGGGCTTCAGCCTGCCGCTGGTGCGCAAGTTCGCCCACTCCATCCTGCAGTGCCTGGACTCGCTGCACAAGAACCGGATCATCCACTGCGACCTGAAGCCCGAGAACATTCTGCTCAAGCAGCAGGGCCGCAGCGGGATCAAGGTCATCGACTTCGGCTCCAGCTGTTACGAGCACCAGAGGGTCTACACATACATCCAGTCGCGCTTCTATCGGGCCCCGGAGGTCATCCTGGGCGCCCGGTACGGCATGCCCATCGACATGTGGAGCCTGGGCTGCATCCTGGCCGAGCTGCTGACCGGCTACCCACTCCTCCCGGGGGAGGACGAAGGGGACCAACTGGCGTGCGTCATCGAGCTTCTGGGCATGCCCTCGCAGAAGCTCCTGGACTCGTCCAAGCGGGCCAAGAACTTTGTCAGCTCCAAGGGCTACCCGCGCTACTGCACGGTCACCACACTGCCCGACAACACGGTGGTGCTGAACGGCGGACGCTCACGCCGGGGCAAGCTGCGCGGTCCGCCGGCCAGCAAGGACTGGGTGACGGCGCTCAAGGGCTGCGACGACCCCCTCTTCTTGGACTTCCTCAAGCAGTGCCTGGAGTGGGACCCCGCCCTGCGCATGACCCCCAGCCAGGCGCTGCGCCACCCCTGGCTCAGGAGACGCTTGCCCAAACCCCCCACGGGGGACAAGACGACGGTCAAGCGCATCACCGAGGGCACCGGTGCTATCACGACCATCTCCAAATTACCTCCCACATCTGGCTCCGCCTCCAAGCTAAGGACTAACCTGACGCAAATGACCGATGCGAATGGGAATATTCAACAAAGGACAGTTTTGCCAAAATTAGTCAGCTGA
- the dyrk2 gene encoding dual specificity tyrosine-phosphorylation-regulated kinase 2 isoform X4 — MVGGNKHTMNDHLHIGNHQQIHVQQLFEENSNKRTVLTTQPNGLTPSNRTGLPVPDRPQESSRQGSSTSIKSTESKPKATPMAPDQAMKQYMAKLSAFEHQEVFNYPEVYFVGPNAKKRPGVVGGSNNGGYDDDQGSYIHVPHDHIAYRYEVLKVIGKGSFGQVVKAYDHKTHTHVALKMVRNEKRFHRQAAEEIRILEHLRKQDKDSTMNVIHMLEHFTFRNHICMTFELLSMNLYELIKKNKFQGFSLPLVRKFAHSILQCLDSLHKNRIIHCDLKPENILLKQQGRSGIKVIDFGSSCYEHQRVYTYIQSRFYRAPEVILGARYGMPIDMWSLGCILAELLTGYPLLPGEDEGDQLACVIELLGMPSQKLLDSSKRAKNFVSSKGYPRYCTVTTLPDNTVVLNGGRSRRGKLRGPPASKDWVTALKGCDDPLFLDFLKQCLEWDPALRMTPSQALRHPWLRRRLPKPPTGDKTTVKRITEGTGAITTISKLPPTSGSASKLRTNLTQMTDANGNIQQRTVLPKLVS, encoded by the exons ATG GTAGGAGGCAATAAGCACACCATGAATGATCACCTGCACATCGGGAACCACCAGCAGATCCACGTTCAGCAGCTGTTCGAGGAGAACAGCAACAAACGGACAGTGCTGACCACTCAACCCAATGGGTTGACGCCGTCAAACCGGACCGGGCTCCCGGTGCCAGATCGGCCTCAGGAGAGCAGCCGGCAAGGCAGCTCCACGTCCATCAAGTCCACCGAGAGCAAGCCCAAGGCCACGCCGATGGCCCCTGACCAGGCCATGAAGCAGTACATGGCCAAGCTGTCCGCGTTCGAGCACCAGGAGGTCTTCAACTACCCGGAGGTCTACTTCGTGGGCCCCAACGCCAAGAAGCGGCCGGGCGTGGTCGGCGGCTCCAACAACGGCGGCTACGACGACGACCAGGGCTCCTATATCCACGTGCCGCACGACCACATCGCCTACCGCTACGAGGTGCTCAAGGTCATCGGCAAGGGCAGCTTCGGCCAGGTGGTGAAGGCCTACGACCACAAGACGCACACGCACGTGGCGCTGAAAATGGTGCGCAACGAGAAGCGTTTCCACCGGCAGGCGGCCGAGGAGATTCGCATCCTGGAGCACCTTCGCAAGCAGGACAAGGACTCCACCATGAACGTCATCCACATGCTGGAGCACTTCACCTTCCGCAACCACATCTGCATGACCTTTGAACTCCTCAGCATGAACCTGTATGAGCTCATCAAGAAGAACAAGTTCCAGGGCTTCAGCCTGCCGCTGGTGCGCAAGTTCGCCCACTCCATCCTGCAGTGCCTGGACTCGCTGCACAAGAACCGGATCATCCACTGCGACCTGAAGCCCGAGAACATTCTGCTCAAGCAGCAGGGCCGCAGCGGGATCAAGGTCATCGACTTCGGCTCCAGCTGTTACGAGCACCAGAGGGTCTACACATACATCCAGTCGCGCTTCTATCGGGCCCCGGAGGTCATCCTGGGCGCCCGGTACGGCATGCCCATCGACATGTGGAGCCTGGGCTGCATCCTGGCCGAGCTGCTGACCGGCTACCCACTCCTCCCGGGGGAGGACGAAGGGGACCAACTGGCGTGCGTCATCGAGCTTCTGGGCATGCCCTCGCAGAAGCTCCTGGACTCGTCCAAGCGGGCCAAGAACTTTGTCAGCTCCAAGGGCTACCCGCGCTACTGCACGGTCACCACACTGCCCGACAACACGGTGGTGCTGAACGGCGGACGCTCACGCCGGGGCAAGCTGCGCGGTCCGCCGGCCAGCAAGGACTGGGTGACGGCGCTCAAGGGCTGCGACGACCCCCTCTTCTTGGACTTCCTCAAGCAGTGCCTGGAGTGGGACCCCGCCCTGCGCATGACCCCCAGCCAGGCGCTGCGCCACCCCTGGCTCAGGAGACGCTTGCCCAAACCCCCCACGGGGGACAAGACGACGGTCAAGCGCATCACCGAGGGCACCGGTGCTATCACGACCATCTCCAAATTACCTCCCACATCTGGCTCCGCCTCCAAGCTAAGGACTAACCTGACGCAAATGACCGATGCGAATGGGAATATTCAACAAAGGACAGTTTTGCCAAAATTAGTCAGCTGA